Proteins from a single region of Runella sp. SP2:
- the recQ gene encoding DNA helicase RecQ: MRQTKEQILKQYFGYDTFRPLQAEIIDWVSAGNDCMVLMPTGGGKSVCYQVPALMTEGLTIVVSPLIALMKDQVQALRGNGVGAAYLNSTLSSSEQYAIERQCYAGEVKLLYIAPEKLLTPSCMDFVRGLKVNLLAVDESHCVSVWGHDFRPEYTQLHVLKTAFPDVPMIALTATADRVTRRDVLKQLGIPDARVFEASFDRPNLSLNVLPGRNRIKVIEQFIHDHPNQSGIIYCLARKTTEDIALKLRAKGINARFYHAKMPAEDRSAVQDAFLRDDVQVMVATVAFGMGIDKSNVRWIIHYNMPSNVESFYQEIGRAGRDGLKSTTMLFYSFADWIMRRDMIENSELPQHMKDIQFAKLDRMKQYAEADHCRRRILLSYFNETVERDCGNCDVCRNPRSKFDATVSAQKALSAIARTDQKIAMGMLVDVLRGSHNRSVTERGYDKIKTFGVGRDLRAEEWAEYLTQMLNSGVMDVAYDEAHSLKLNEISWRVLRGERKVELVRFESYEEKRKRQEEQAEPVKTKKEIIRDELFERLRKVRKRLAEEENVPPFVVFSDATLSDMAEKRPVNRIQMLQVSGVGEAKVAHYGEAFINEILEYAREKTAPGTRIVSGMTYIETHDLYKQGLSPQQIAQRRNLNELTIYSHLAKLYEDGQEIDLWQYLTKNEYRAITEAAEALGIASQAALKPLFEHLEGHYEYYKLRIALALWGKRN, translated from the coding sequence ATGAGACAAACCAAAGAACAAATTTTAAAACAGTATTTCGGGTACGACACTTTTCGGCCACTGCAAGCGGAAATTATTGATTGGGTATCGGCAGGAAACGATTGTATGGTGCTGATGCCCACGGGTGGCGGAAAATCTGTGTGTTATCAAGTGCCCGCCCTCATGACCGAGGGACTCACGATTGTGGTGTCGCCGCTGATTGCCCTCATGAAAGACCAAGTGCAGGCCCTGCGAGGCAACGGCGTAGGCGCGGCCTACCTCAATAGCACCCTCAGCAGCAGCGAACAATACGCCATCGAACGGCAATGTTACGCGGGCGAAGTCAAGCTGCTGTACATCGCCCCCGAAAAACTGCTTACGCCTAGTTGCATGGATTTTGTTCGAGGTCTAAAAGTCAACCTGTTAGCCGTGGACGAATCGCACTGCGTCTCGGTATGGGGCCACGATTTTCGTCCCGAATATACCCAACTCCACGTCCTAAAAACGGCCTTCCCCGACGTGCCGATGATTGCCCTCACCGCCACCGCCGACCGCGTCACGCGTCGCGACGTGCTGAAACAATTGGGTATTCCCGACGCGCGCGTTTTTGAGGCATCGTTTGACCGTCCCAACCTCTCGCTGAACGTTTTGCCAGGACGCAACCGAATCAAAGTCATCGAGCAGTTCATCCACGACCACCCCAATCAGTCGGGGATTATTTACTGCCTCGCCCGAAAAACCACCGAAGACATTGCCCTCAAACTACGCGCCAAAGGCATCAATGCCCGCTTTTACCACGCCAAAATGCCCGCCGAAGACCGTTCTGCCGTACAGGATGCGTTCCTGCGCGACGACGTGCAGGTCATGGTAGCGACGGTAGCGTTTGGAATGGGGATTGATAAATCGAACGTGCGCTGGATTATCCATTACAACATGCCCAGCAACGTCGAAAGTTTTTACCAAGAGATTGGGCGGGCAGGCCGCGACGGCCTCAAATCGACGACGATGTTGTTTTACAGCTTTGCCGATTGGATTATGCGCCGCGACATGATTGAAAATTCGGAGTTGCCGCAACACATGAAAGACATTCAGTTTGCCAAGCTCGACCGCATGAAACAATACGCCGAAGCCGACCACTGCCGCCGCCGTATTTTGTTGAGTTATTTCAACGAAACCGTCGAACGCGATTGTGGCAACTGCGACGTGTGCCGCAACCCCCGTTCCAAATTCGACGCCACGGTATCAGCCCAAAAAGCCTTGTCGGCCATTGCCCGTACCGACCAAAAAATAGCGATGGGGATGCTGGTTGATGTTTTGCGGGGTTCGCACAACCGTAGCGTTACGGAGCGAGGATACGATAAAATCAAAACCTTTGGCGTAGGCCGCGACCTCCGCGCCGAAGAGTGGGCCGAATACTTGACCCAAATGCTCAATTCGGGTGTTATGGACGTGGCCTACGACGAAGCGCACTCGCTGAAACTCAACGAGATTTCGTGGCGCGTTTTGCGCGGTGAGCGTAAGGTGGAATTGGTACGTTTTGAGTCGTACGAAGAAAAACGCAAACGCCAAGAAGAACAAGCAGAGCCCGTCAAGACCAAGAAAGAAATCATCCGCGATGAACTCTTTGAACGCCTACGCAAGGTGCGCAAACGCTTAGCCGAAGAAGAAAATGTGCCGCCTTTTGTGGTCTTTTCCGATGCCACGCTCTCGGACATGGCCGAAAAACGCCCCGTCAACCGTATTCAGATGCTTCAAGTTTCGGGGGTAGGCGAGGCCAAAGTAGCGCACTACGGCGAGGCTTTTATCAACGAGATTTTGGAATATGCCCGCGAGAAAACCGCACCAGGCACCCGCATCGTCAGTGGAATGACCTACATCGAAACCCACGATTTGTACAAGCAAGGGCTTTCACCTCAGCAAATCGCGCAGCGACGGAATTTGAACGAGTTGACGATTTATTCGCACCTAGCCAAACTCTACGAAGACGGACAAGAAATTGACCTTTGGCAGTACCTCACCAAAAACGAGTACCGAGCCATTACCGAGGCCGCCGAAGCTTTGGGCATCGCCTCCCAGGCTGCCCTCAAACCGCTTTTTGAGCATTTAGAAGGCCATTATGAGTATTATAAGCTACGAATTGCGTTGGCTTTGTGGGGGAAAAGAAATTAG
- a CDS encoding DUF433 domain-containing protein, with translation MTYQERIVSNHELMLGKPTIKGTRITVELILRKLSQGATLDDLLAMYPSLTNEDIHAVYQYAADVIANEEPIVSAA, from the coding sequence ATGACTTACCAAGAACGTATTGTTTCAAACCATGAACTAATGCTGGGAAAACCCACCATCAAGGGAACTCGTATTACTGTCGAACTGATTTTGCGTAAATTATCTCAAGGTGCTACCCTTGATGATTTATTAGCCATGTATCCTAGTCTGACCAACGAGGATATTCATGCTGTTTACCAATATGCAGCTGACGTTATTGCCAATGAAGAACCTATTGTTTCGGCAGCATGA
- a CDS encoding gamma carbonic anhydrase family protein → MALIKSVRGLSPKYGSTCWFADNATVVGEVIMGEHCTVWFNAVVRGDVNTIQMGDYVNIQDGAVIHCTYQKTKTIIGNHVSIAHNAIVHGCTIEDKVLIGMGAIVMDNVHIGTGSIIAAGAVVTQGKVIPSGTIWAGNPAKYLKDVTPDLGEVFMRTANNYVMYAGWFREGE, encoded by the coding sequence ATGGCACTTATTAAATCTGTTCGCGGGCTTTCTCCAAAATATGGTTCAACGTGTTGGTTTGCCGACAATGCTACGGTGGTCGGGGAGGTCATCATGGGCGAACATTGTACGGTTTGGTTTAATGCCGTCGTACGCGGGGACGTCAACACCATTCAAATGGGCGACTATGTCAATATCCAGGATGGGGCGGTGATTCACTGCACTTACCAAAAGACCAAGACGATTATTGGCAATCACGTTTCTATTGCTCACAACGCCATTGTGCATGGTTGTACGATTGAAGACAAGGTGTTGATTGGAATGGGGGCGATTGTGATGGACAATGTACACATCGGAACAGGCTCCATCATTGCCGCAGGAGCAGTGGTAACGCAAGGGAAAGTCATCCCATCAGGGACGATTTGGGCAGGAAACCCCGCCAAATACCTCAAAGATGTCACGCCTGATTTGGGTGAAGTATTTATGCGCACCGCCAACAATTACGTCATGTATGCGGGTTGGTTTCGGGAGGGGGAGTGA
- a CDS encoding YCF48-related protein, translating to MRVFLLIALFFVAWSSATYAQNTFELTGSESTCAGVPITLTANNCTGSLRWNTGETSTTITVVPTVTTTYYATCTVNEVKTVSSISPIVLPVITVSSSTGQCFTPGNTTLTASGAPSGFSLVWKKDGNVIDGVSGNTYIPTQAGSYTVELPHQGEWVFQSHLPHGHSLNDIHMADANIGVAVGDLGIIERTTDGGITWNPVSSPTTNNLLSVHFINASVGWIAGEYILLRTTDGGLSWNSVNSVSTSYSGYYEEITFIDANNGWIVVNSPMGTLLRTTNGGATWTIQNTGMYHQRDIHFISSLEGWVVGFGTAKKTTDGGRTWVTMNLGETGLLNDVFFVSSTHGWIISDDKVYRTTDGGNTWSSSSNGGSSVFFTSTMEGWLTSGNAIYKTINGGATWEISNQNSSPLQAIYASSTTNVVAAGIAGTILQSTNSGTNWVNTFSQTLTSAISSIKAINATQAYLGGENGTVYKTINGGKTWLSLNSGTSNYLRGIDFVDANTGWVVGDSGTIRKTTNGGATWASQNAGSGWSFKKVQFINAITGWISHSGTNIFKTVDGGATWSMVSTGYSINDFHFVDANTGWVVSSNGILLKTTDGGQNWATVPSGTSNYLSLVYFKDINNGWVGGDIVMKRTTDGGSTWVAQNIPGFGTAKLSMSFSNANEGWVTIPYDNGVFKTTDGGNTWVWQPIGLYDKFAQISFADTQSGWGLSYNGVIMKYTKVTTPCVSNSVILNMLAPAPPSITSNNQQNVLCSGSSITLTAAGCIGTLRWNTGATTSSITVSPASTTSYNAYCKDDNGCTSQAFMGVGVIPKLRIDSTLAGPCQTVILKAGNLSSSTTIFWRKDGVPISAVNGSTFTDASAGSYTVEPILVGAWVSQTGEITPNDLNSVVFPTSSLGIAVGNNGVVLKSTDGGATWQPRPSGVKEHLSSIKMVSSSIGWAVGYRGTIIKTMDGGESWISQSLNSESSINAASFADEYRGWVIASGRNIYTTADGGNTWIMKLSILGNVLYDVKAISATTAWVAASYGLLLKTTDSGNTWMPGHLNITSALKGITFIDAFNGWIVGENSTVLKTADGGNTWIPQVVSAVNNLDKIQFIDSTTGWFRGDSKIYKTTDGGVTWREASDNSPFGLRNFFMKNANEGLLVGTNGAIAQTSDGAITWKSVGEIPQRFYRDIHFINDTIGFAVGNGVLAKTINGGKKWTSQVLNNNYYDLFFVNDTHGWIVGSKNPGFVNGILATTDGGQTWVQQPVGDMNSYIKFNSVYFLNTYIGWTVSDFGGIYKTNNGGLTWIKQNSPTPQNLKSVYFIDTNQGWAVGEGGVIITTNNGGETWKYQKSTTTTTFTSVHFTSKSNGWAVASEQEGVYKTINGGTTWVKQDIGPNTSTIFLYNYNARVQFLDENNGWILGADNAFSTTDGGITWKKSYHFNTNTGMYFINPTTGWIVGNNRIMKFEPANTCVSEPVIVTSMGVGALQTVKSGNWNDPTVWSCGQVPSITQNVIIKSPHVINISVNQPAKCKNVLIEQGAVFNVPMGANFEASSWR from the coding sequence ATGAGAGTTTTTTTACTAATCGCCTTGTTTTTTGTTGCTTGGAGCTCTGCTACGTATGCCCAAAATACGTTTGAACTGACAGGGTCTGAAAGCACTTGTGCTGGTGTTCCTATTACCCTCACGGCTAACAATTGTACAGGAAGTCTGCGCTGGAATACGGGAGAAACAAGTACGACCATTACTGTCGTTCCTACAGTGACGACCACTTACTATGCTACCTGTACTGTCAACGAAGTAAAGACCGTATCAAGCATTTCCCCAATTGTGTTGCCTGTTATTACAGTGAGTTCCAGCACTGGACAGTGCTTTACACCAGGGAACACTACTCTTACTGCCAGCGGAGCACCTAGTGGATTTTCCTTGGTATGGAAAAAAGATGGAAATGTCATTGACGGGGTATCAGGTAATACTTATATCCCTACGCAAGCAGGTAGCTATACGGTCGAACTTCCTCACCAAGGAGAGTGGGTGTTCCAAAGCCACCTCCCTCATGGTCATAGTCTTAACGATATACACATGGCTGACGCCAATATAGGAGTCGCCGTGGGCGATTTAGGCATAATAGAGCGTACGACCGATGGCGGTATCACTTGGAATCCAGTTAGCTCTCCTACTACTAATAATCTTCTAAGTGTTCATTTTATTAATGCTTCAGTCGGTTGGATTGCTGGGGAATACATTCTTTTAAGAACCACCGATGGTGGACTAAGTTGGAATAGTGTAAATAGTGTGAGCACAAGTTATAGCGGATATTATGAGGAGATTACCTTCATAGATGCCAATAATGGTTGGATAGTAGTCAATTCTCCTATGGGTACTCTTTTGAGAACCACCAATGGGGGAGCCACATGGACTATCCAAAATACGGGTATGTACCACCAAAGAGATATTCACTTTATCTCTTCCTTGGAAGGATGGGTAGTGGGATTCGGCACGGCCAAAAAGACTACCGACGGCGGGAGAACGTGGGTGACTATGAATCTGGGGGAGACAGGTCTTCTGAATGATGTATTTTTTGTTTCATCTACGCATGGTTGGATTATTTCTGATGATAAAGTATATCGAACCACTGATGGAGGAAATACGTGGAGTTCAAGTTCCAATGGAGGATCTTCGGTCTTCTTTACAAGTACAATGGAGGGGTGGTTAACGTCTGGAAACGCTATTTACAAGACCATCAATGGGGGGGCAACTTGGGAAATATCTAATCAAAACTCCTCGCCATTGCAAGCTATTTATGCCAGTAGTACAACTAATGTTGTTGCAGCGGGCATTGCTGGGACAATCCTTCAATCAACAAACTCGGGTACTAATTGGGTGAATACATTCAGCCAAACACTTACCTCAGCTATTTCAAGCATAAAGGCAATAAATGCTACGCAAGCCTATTTAGGAGGAGAAAATGGCACAGTCTATAAAACCATCAACGGAGGAAAAACGTGGTTGTCTTTAAATAGTGGTACAAGCAATTATCTAAGAGGTATTGATTTTGTGGATGCCAATACTGGCTGGGTAGTAGGAGATAGTGGGACTATTAGAAAAACAACCAATGGAGGCGCTACGTGGGCTTCTCAAAATGCAGGTTCAGGCTGGAGTTTTAAGAAAGTACAATTTATCAATGCGATAACGGGATGGATATCGCATTCTGGAACCAATATATTTAAAACGGTTGATGGAGGGGCTACGTGGAGCATGGTTAGTACAGGTTACAGCATCAACGACTTTCATTTTGTGGATGCCAATACTGGTTGGGTGGTATCAAGCAATGGTATATTGCTTAAAACTACGGATGGCGGGCAAAACTGGGCAACTGTGCCCTCTGGTACATCAAATTATTTGTCCTTGGTTTATTTTAAAGACATTAACAATGGTTGGGTGGGTGGTGATATTGTTATGAAACGTACTACTGATGGTGGTAGTACTTGGGTTGCTCAGAACATCCCTGGGTTTGGAACAGCCAAGTTAAGTATGTCATTTTCTAATGCCAATGAAGGATGGGTGACTATCCCTTATGACAATGGAGTTTTTAAAACCACTGATGGGGGAAATACATGGGTGTGGCAACCTATTGGACTTTATGATAAATTCGCTCAAATTAGCTTTGCGGATACGCAAAGTGGCTGGGGACTCAGTTATAATGGTGTTATCATGAAATACACTAAAGTTACGACTCCTTGTGTATCTAATTCGGTAATACTTAATATGTTAGCACCAGCGCCTCCGTCTATCACCAGCAATAATCAGCAAAATGTACTTTGCAGTGGTAGTAGCATTACTTTAACGGCTGCGGGTTGTATTGGAACGTTACGGTGGAATACTGGGGCAACGACAAGTAGTATTACCGTAAGCCCCGCTTCAACTACTTCCTATAATGCCTATTGCAAGGATGATAACGGCTGTACATCACAAGCGTTTATGGGAGTTGGTGTTATACCAAAACTACGAATAGACAGTACCCTCGCAGGGCCGTGCCAAACTGTAATATTGAAAGCAGGAAATTTATCAAGTTCAACAACTATTTTTTGGAGAAAAGATGGTGTACCTATTAGTGCTGTCAATGGAAGTACCTTTACAGATGCAAGTGCAGGTAGCTATACAGTAGAACCCATACTGGTAGGGGCATGGGTAAGCCAAACGGGTGAAATAACCCCAAATGATCTAAACAGTGTTGTTTTTCCCACTTCTTCTTTGGGGATAGCTGTGGGTAACAATGGAGTTGTTCTAAAATCAACAGATGGGGGAGCTACTTGGCAACCCCGTCCCAGTGGGGTCAAAGAGCATCTTTCAAGTATTAAAATGGTATCATCATCAATAGGTTGGGCAGTGGGATACAGGGGGACAATTATCAAAACCATGGATGGAGGAGAAAGTTGGATATCACAAAGCTTGAATTCTGAAAGTTCTATAAATGCTGCTTCGTTTGCTGATGAATATAGGGGGTGGGTGATTGCAAGTGGAAGAAATATTTATACTACAGCCGATGGGGGTAATACTTGGATAATGAAACTGAGTATATTGGGCAATGTGTTGTATGATGTAAAAGCAATATCTGCCACTACTGCCTGGGTGGCTGCTAGTTATGGACTCCTTCTTAAAACCACAGATTCGGGTAATACTTGGATGCCTGGACACTTAAATATAACAAGTGCACTAAAGGGTATTACTTTTATTGATGCTTTCAATGGTTGGATTGTAGGAGAAAATAGTACTGTTCTAAAAACTGCCGATGGAGGAAATACTTGGATTCCTCAAGTCGTTAGCGCAGTCAATAACTTGGACAAAATACAATTTATTGATTCAACTACTGGTTGGTTTCGAGGCGATAGTAAAATATATAAAACAACTGACGGGGGAGTGACTTGGAGAGAAGCAAGTGATAATTCTCCTTTTGGATTGAGAAATTTTTTTATGAAAAATGCCAATGAAGGGTTATTGGTAGGAACAAATGGAGCCATTGCTCAAACGAGTGATGGAGCTATTACTTGGAAATCTGTAGGCGAAATTCCCCAACGTTTTTACAGGGATATTCATTTTATCAATGATACTATAGGTTTTGCTGTTGGAAATGGGGTTTTGGCAAAAACCATCAATGGCGGTAAAAAATGGACATCTCAAGTCCTCAATAATAATTACTATGATTTGTTTTTTGTAAATGATACACATGGCTGGATAGTAGGTAGTAAAAACCCTGGTTTTGTCAATGGTATTTTGGCTACAACTGATGGTGGTCAAACGTGGGTACAGCAGCCAGTAGGTGATATGAATAGTTATATTAAGTTTAATAGTGTGTATTTTTTAAATACTTACATAGGGTGGACTGTAAGCGATTTTGGAGGAATTTATAAAACTAATAATGGTGGATTAACGTGGATAAAGCAAAATAGTCCTACCCCTCAAAACCTTAAAAGTGTATATTTCATTGATACGAACCAAGGGTGGGCTGTAGGAGAAGGTGGAGTTATCATTACGACGAATAACGGTGGTGAGACTTGGAAATATCAGAAAAGTACTACTACTACTACGTTTACCTCTGTGCATTTTACTAGTAAGTCTAACGGCTGGGCGGTAGCTTCTGAACAAGAGGGAGTTTATAAAACCATTAATGGAGGTACAACTTGGGTTAAGCAGGATATTGGCCCTAATACGTCTACTATATTTCTCTATAATTATAATGCTCGGGTACAGTTTTTAGATGAAAATAATGGTTGGATATTGGGAGCAGACAATGCCTTTTCAACGACGGATGGTGGTATTACGTGGAAGAAATCGTATCATTTTAATACGAATACTGGTATGTACTTTATTAACCCTACCACAGGGTGGATAGTAGGAAATAATAGAATCATGAAGTTCGAACCCGCCAATACCTGTGTTTCTGAGCCTGTAATAGTAACTTCGATGGGGGTTGGGGCACTCCAAACGGTGAAATCAGGAAATTGGAATGACCCGACGGTTTGGAGTTGTGGGCAAGTACCTTCGATTACCCAAAATGTAATCATAAAATCGCCTCACGTTATTAACATATCGGTTAATCAACCAGCGAAGTGTAAAAATGTTTTAATTGAACAAGGAGCGGTGTTCAACGTACCCATGGGTGCGAACTTTGAAGCGAGTAGTTGGCGATAA
- a CDS encoding S9 family peptidase — MTIQPPKANKKPHSLEIHNDVRVDNYYWLRDRENQEVTDYLTGENAYTEAMMAPFKELREELFVEMKSRIKEQDESVPYKDGNYWYYYRYEQGGEYPIYARKYQTLDAEEEIMLNPNELAEGQSYYNATFPEISDNEEIAAFGEDTVSRRLYTLRFKNLKTGELYPEAIPDTEGGNYAWSADNQTVFYIRKDPETLLGYQVWRHVLGTKPEEDVLVFEEEDDQFYLGLHRMKSKKYIAISSDQNGVMTEYLLLPADAPTAEFRSFLPRQRGHEYSVDHFEDRFYIRTNLNGAFNFCLMQVAEAAHADTTQWQVVIPHREEVYFEGLEVFRNHLVVQERSEGLLHIRVMNQQNQTEHYLNFGEAAYTAYVGTNPDFDTTTLRYGYTSLTTPSSTFDYNMETRERVLLKQQEVLGEFSKDDYHTERLFAPARDGALVPISVVYKKGFVKDGNAPLLQYAYGSYGYSIDPSFSAARLSLLNRGFAFAICHIRGGQEMGRNWYENGKMLHKKNTFTDFIDCAQFLIQEKWTSSAGLFAMGGSAGGLLMGAVANMAPALYRGMVAQVAFVDVVTTMLDESIPLTTGEYEEWGNPNEQVYYDYMKSYSPYDNVTAQAYPNMLVTTGLHDSQVQYWEPAKWVAKLRELKTDDNLLLFHCDMDAGHGGASGRFKRLKDIALEYAFMLSLVN, encoded by the coding sequence ATGACGATACAGCCACCTAAAGCCAACAAAAAGCCCCATTCATTAGAAATTCATAACGATGTTCGCGTTGATAACTATTACTGGCTACGCGACCGCGAAAACCAAGAAGTAACCGACTACCTCACGGGCGAAAATGCTTATACTGAGGCAATGATGGCACCTTTCAAAGAGCTGCGAGAGGAATTGTTTGTTGAGATGAAATCGAGAATCAAAGAGCAGGACGAATCGGTGCCGTACAAAGACGGGAACTATTGGTACTATTACCGCTACGAACAAGGCGGCGAGTATCCGATTTATGCCCGAAAGTACCAAACGCTGGACGCTGAAGAGGAAATTATGCTCAATCCCAACGAATTGGCCGAGGGTCAATCGTACTATAATGCTACTTTCCCCGAAATCTCCGACAACGAAGAAATCGCCGCTTTTGGGGAAGATACCGTGAGTCGGCGGTTATATACATTGCGCTTTAAAAACCTCAAAACGGGAGAGTTATACCCCGAGGCAATTCCAGATACCGAAGGTGGAAACTATGCGTGGTCGGCGGATAATCAGACCGTTTTTTACATCCGTAAAGACCCCGAAACTTTGCTTGGCTATCAAGTGTGGCGGCACGTCCTCGGTACCAAGCCCGAGGAAGATGTGTTGGTTTTTGAGGAAGAAGATGACCAATTCTATTTGGGGCTTCACCGCATGAAATCAAAAAAATACATTGCGATTTCGTCAGACCAAAATGGCGTGATGACCGAGTATTTGCTACTCCCCGCCGATGCGCCCACGGCCGAATTTAGGTCATTTTTGCCGCGCCAACGGGGGCATGAGTATTCCGTTGATCATTTTGAAGACCGTTTTTACATCCGAACCAACCTAAACGGGGCGTTCAATTTTTGCTTGATGCAAGTAGCCGAAGCAGCTCATGCCGATACAACGCAGTGGCAAGTGGTGATTCCGCACCGTGAAGAGGTGTATTTTGAGGGATTGGAAGTGTTTCGGAATCATTTGGTGGTGCAGGAGCGTTCGGAGGGATTGCTGCACATACGCGTGATGAACCAGCAAAACCAAACGGAGCATTACCTCAATTTTGGCGAAGCGGCCTACACGGCTTACGTGGGTACAAATCCCGATTTTGACACCACTACTTTGCGTTACGGCTATACTTCGCTTACAACCCCGAGCAGCACGTTTGATTACAACATGGAAACCCGCGAACGGGTGTTGCTCAAACAACAAGAGGTGTTGGGGGAATTTAGCAAAGACGATTACCATACCGAACGCTTGTTTGCTCCTGCTCGCGATGGCGCTTTGGTGCCGATTTCGGTTGTTTATAAAAAAGGATTTGTGAAGGACGGAAACGCGCCTTTGCTCCAATACGCCTACGGTTCGTACGGTTATTCCATCGACCCATCGTTTAGTGCGGCACGGCTGAGTTTGTTGAATCGTGGGTTTGCGTTTGCCATTTGTCACATCCGAGGAGGGCAAGAAATGGGGCGGAATTGGTACGAAAATGGCAAAATGCTGCACAAGAAAAATACCTTCACCGATTTTATTGATTGCGCCCAATTTCTGATTCAAGAAAAATGGACGTCGTCGGCAGGGCTTTTTGCCATGGGAGGAAGTGCAGGCGGATTGCTGATGGGCGCGGTGGCCAACATGGCGCCTGCGCTGTACCGTGGCATGGTGGCTCAAGTGGCGTTTGTGGACGTGGTCACTACCATGCTCGACGAAAGTATTCCGCTCACGACGGGTGAGTACGAAGAATGGGGAAATCCGAATGAACAGGTGTATTACGACTACATGAAATCGTACAGCCCCTACGACAACGTAACGGCGCAAGCCTACCCCAACATGCTCGTCACAACGGGCCTACACGACTCGCAAGTGCAGTACTGGGAACCTGCCAAATGGGTGGCCAAACTGCGCGAATTGAAAACGGATGACAACCTCCTTCTCTTTCATTGCGACATGGACGCAGGCCACGGTGGTGCTTCGGGGCGCTTCAAACGCCTGAAAGACATTGCGTTGGAGTATGCGTTTATGTTGAGTTTGGTGAACTAG
- a CDS encoding sensor histidine kinase, which produces MFAKLSPQTRIIATVIAVMLFLSFLMRWYVFGIQWHINLILMLISGSMMTISWGFFSQFHRYLDKVFPYERGIFLRIIPQVLITFGVVYMLSWFVMWRVISLFNFEDIINKQYTTLAQVAGYFAQFVVVVLLNVLHLAEYLFRKWRENALRAAELEKEKAQVQFDNLKNQLNPHFLFNSLTSLDSLIQDSPELARQFLQQLSKVFRYVLQHKDKGLVSLQTELEFIKNYVFLLKTRFESTLFIDFQIQSDSYDKKIVPVTLQILIENALKHNIISQERPLTIRISTDGAYLKVENNLQLKKKVETSNKLGLQNLRTLYGFLTDSSFETIELNGKFVAYVPLID; this is translated from the coding sequence ATGTTCGCCAAGCTATCTCCCCAAACCCGCATTATAGCCACGGTAATCGCCGTAATGCTTTTTTTGTCTTTTCTCATGCGATGGTATGTGTTTGGCATCCAATGGCACATCAACCTTATTTTGATGCTAATTTCGGGGAGTATGATGACTATTTCGTGGGGATTTTTTAGTCAATTTCACCGTTATTTAGACAAAGTTTTTCCCTATGAACGTGGCATTTTTTTACGCATTATTCCTCAAGTATTAATCACCTTTGGAGTGGTTTATATGCTCTCTTGGTTTGTCATGTGGCGGGTAATAAGTTTGTTTAATTTTGAAGATATTATCAACAAACAATACACAACTTTGGCACAAGTAGCGGGTTATTTTGCCCAATTTGTAGTGGTAGTTTTACTGAATGTGCTTCACTTGGCCGAGTATTTGTTTCGTAAATGGCGCGAAAATGCGCTGCGGGCGGCCGAACTCGAAAAGGAAAAAGCTCAAGTGCAATTCGACAACCTCAAAAATCAGTTGAACCCCCATTTTCTGTTCAATAGCCTAACCTCCCTCGATAGCCTCATCCAAGATAGCCCCGAACTTGCACGACAGTTTTTGCAACAATTATCCAAGGTTTTTCGCTACGTTTTGCAGCACAAAGACAAGGGTTTGGTGTCGCTCCAGACGGAGTTGGAGTTTATCAAAAATTACGTTTTTTTGCTCAAAACACGCTTTGAAAGCACATTATTCATTGATTTTCAGATTCAATCAGATAGTTATGATAAAAAAATTGTCCCCGTTACGCTACAAATCTTAATTGAAAATGCGCTCAAACATAACATCATTAGCCAAGAACGCCCCCTGACGATTCGGATCAGTACGGATGGTGCTTACTTGAAAGTAGAAAACAACCTCCAACTCAAAAAGAAAGTCGAAACCTCCAACAAACTTGGCTTACAAAACCTCCGAACGCTGTATGGTTTTCTTACCGATAGCTCATTTGAAACCATTGAGCTTAATGGGAAATTTGTCGCTTATGTGCCGTTAATTGATTAA